GGCAGCGCCGGTTCGCCGGGCCGGTCGTCCAACGACTTGGCGGCCAATCGGGCCTGCCCTTCAAGTTCGGGCAGGCTGCGCTGGGAGATATTGTCGAGCGGGCGGACGATCCGCACGTCGATCCGTTCCTTGAGGTCGTCGTTCTGGATGCGGTTGTTGTCGAGCTCTTCGAGGATCCCCCTGAACCCTTCGCCGGCGCCGGCTACATCATGCTTGAGCTTGCTGAGCTGCTCAACGAGCCGCGACATGCTGAGGCGCCTCCGCCGAGCAAGCTCGTCGGCCGCGACGCCGTCGGGGGCGTCGTCCATGCGGGCGGCGTTGAGCTCGGCGGACCGCGCCTCGTCGTAGGTCTGTTCGAAGGTGCGGCGGAGGTTGACCTCGCGTTCCTCCAGGCGCGCGACCAGGTCTTCGGGCGTGACAACCGTGAAGGTCTCGGTTTGGCTTGTGCTCACGTGCGGCCGCGCCTCTGGGTCTGCCGACGACCGGTAGAGGTCCTCGGCTGACACCTGCAGCTGCAGCCGCTCACCGGGCTCGGGGCGGGGCAGGCGCGCCGCCGGATCCGACCGCAGCGCGAGGAGGTCAACCGAGGGAGACGCCGTCAACTCGTCCCCAACGTCGCCCACCGGGAGTTGGATCGGGAGTTCCCAGTCACCGATCGTTAACGTCAGGGTGGCGGCGCCGAGGCCGTGGTCGTCGTCGATGGCGATGTCGGTCGGCAGGATTGCGTCGGGGGTGATCACGCGTCCCACCCCGTTTACGGCGAACTCGATCGACGGGGGTGTGTCCGCCTGCACGCGGAGCGGGAACCGGTAGGCAGGCTGGCTGTCGATTCCGTCCTGGTCGAGCAGCGTGATCTCGACGCCGCCCCCGTCAACCACAGGCGGGACCATGAGCGTGAACCGCCGACCGTCGGCCGCTATGTCCGCGGTCAGCCGGGTGGACACGTCTCCTCGTGTTAGCGTTGCGGCGACCTTGCGCAGCGGCTTATTGCACTGCGCTTGGAACGTCAGCGCCGCCCCCTCGGGGACCTGATCGACCGCGTCCGCGGGCGCCGTGTAGGGCCGGTCGCTCGTGTAGGAAGGAGGCCTGACCTCAACGTCCACAGAGGTGACCGTGGGGCGGGGCGTCACTACCAGCAGCAACGGCCCTAGCCGGGCGTCCCCGCCGTAGAGTCGAACCTCCAGGTCCTGACGCAGGCGATCGATCTTCATCCGGTAAGCCTGGTGCGCGTCTGGGCCGCCGGTCGGCTCGCCGATCGCTGCGAGCTGCCGACGGCTGCGGGCGCCGTCCTGCTGACGCAGTCGGGCCTGCACCTCGGTCGGCGCGACGTGCCCCCCCGTGAAGTCGGCGCGGACATTAAGCTCCAGCGGGGTGTCCCGCGGAACCCGCCACACCAACCGCCCGTTGTCATCCGGCGTAAACTGCTCGGCCACCAGCACTACCTGACGCGGCCACAGCTCGCTCGATAAGGCCAGACGCCGCAAGTAGACACCGGACGCATCGGGCGCAAGGGCGAGGCCAGCCACCAGCGTCAGCAGAATCGCCGCGGCGCCCCAGAACCAGGGCCGGAGCCGACGCGTGTCGACCACCTCGGGCTCCTCGTGCTCCAGCAACACTTGCTCGGCCCGTCTCTCGGCCGCCTGCACAAGAACACGGTGAGAGGGATCGGGGTCGTGGGGGTCCGCATGCAGCGCCGTTAGCAGCGACTCGCCCAGCTCCGGGTGGCGTCGCTCGATCCAGGCAGCGATCACGGAGTCCGGAAGCCTCGTCAGCAGCGCTGAGAGCGAGTGCCGCCAGAGCCAGCGTAGCACGAGGGCGCCGGCGAGTGCGAACACGGCGGCCCGGACCCACCACGGCGGTTCGAGCAACCGGTCTACCGCCAGCCACGCCCACACAAACCCACCGACCGCCACGGTGGTGCGGGCCGCGGTCTCACCTGCCAACGCGAAACGCACACGGCTGCGGACCGTGTCGAGCGCGTATCGGATAAGATTGTGGTGGTGCGGCATAGTAGAGTCTTGTTAGGCGAGCCCAAGCACGCGGCGGGTGGCCCATTCTAGCAAGAGGCAACCAGCAATAAGGCCCAGCAGCCATCGAGCCGCCATCTTGGAAAACTGCTCGTCCGGCGCGCCGTAAACAATCATGGTCTCGCTGCGAGACACCAGCAGCTCTGCAAGCGGCGGAAGGTCATCGCCGCCCGACAGAACGGCTTCGGTGCTTGGGTAGTATCGCCCGCCGCTCTGCGCCGCGACCTCGGTCAGCAACGCCGTGTTCCGCTGCGTCCGCGACCGCTCCAGAGCAGGCACCAGGACCTGGGTTTTCGCGGTGAGCGGGTCGCCCACCGCTGCGATGTCGACGGTCGCGTGGTAGGCGCCCTCTCGGTCGGCCCGCAGCGAACCGGTCCAGATATGCGGGGCGGCCCCACTGTTGCTGAGCGGAACGGATTGCACACTGGCGTCAGGGAGCTCCAGGCGGGCAGTGAGCGACCCTTGATTCGCGATTTCTGACGCGGCGGAGTCTGTCAGCGTGGCGCGCAGAGTTAGGGTCTCGCCGACGTTGTAACGATCCCGTTCGAACAACAGGCTACCGGCCGGTGAATCGGCCAGGAGCCGCCCCTGCGACAGGTGCTGCAGCAGCTTGGTGTAGAAGGCTCTCATAGCCGCCGTCGACTCGGTTCGCAGCCGCCAGACCTCCGGCGCCCCAATATAGAAGCAACGGCCCGCGCCGAAAAACTGCTCCGCGAAGACCACCAGCGGCTTGTCGGTCGCTGCCTCGTTGGACGCCGCCTCGGCGTAGACAACGGCGCCCGGCTTAACGGCGTCGACCTCCGCTGTCGTGTAGAAGCCCGGCAGCTGGTCCTCCCAGAACGCGGTGCTGGCCTGCTGATCGCCCAGCACCCACAGCGGCGGCGCCTGCTCGCCGGCTCGGGTGAGCTCGATCCTCGATGGAGTGGGCGAGCTTCGCTCGGTCGGCCCGAGCAGCAGCGGCGCGGCGGCCGGTCGAACCGGGAGCAGCGACAACACGCCCTGGGCGTCGCCGTCGCGGAGCCAGCGAGGAGTGTTCACGGGACCGGTTGCGAAGAGCATGCCGGCGCCCCGTTCCGCGATGCACCGTTCGATCGCGTCGATCGTCTGGCGGGGCACGCGAGTCCAGTCGGCGTCGAGGGCGACGAAGAGGTCGTACTCGCCGAGCTTCTCCTCGTCAGCGGGGATCTCGCGGAGCACGTTGTCAGCGTCCTGCACCGCTGCATTTGGCGCTGACTGAAGCCAGACATCCGCCGCGAACGAGTCGTCCCGGCGGAGCTGGTCGCGGAGGAAGTGGTAGTCCCGCGTCGGCCCGCCCGCCACGACCAGCACCTTCAATAGCCGGTCAACCACCTGCACCTCGGCGGTCGCGGAGTTGTCCTCCTCGTTGATTTCTCCCGCCAGCGGCCGAACGCTGACACGGTACACGTAGCTCCCCGGTTCTTCGGGTCTGGCGGTGAACTGCAGCGTCAGCGGTGCGTCTGGCGACAGAGACT
This genomic interval from Posidoniimonas corsicana contains the following:
- a CDS encoding DUF4175 domain-containing protein, whose translation is MPHHHNLIRYALDTVRSRVRFALAGETAARTTVAVGGFVWAWLAVDRLLEPPWWVRAAVFALAGALVLRWLWRHSLSALLTRLPDSVIAAWIERRHPELGESLLTALHADPHDPDPSHRVLVQAAERRAEQVLLEHEEPEVVDTRRLRPWFWGAAAILLTLVAGLALAPDASGVYLRRLALSSELWPRQVVLVAEQFTPDDNGRLVWRVPRDTPLELNVRADFTGGHVAPTEVQARLRQQDGARSRRQLAAIGEPTGGPDAHQAYRMKIDRLRQDLEVRLYGGDARLGPLLLVVTPRPTVTSVDVEVRPPSYTSDRPYTAPADAVDQVPEGAALTFQAQCNKPLRKVAATLTRGDVSTRLTADIAADGRRFTLMVPPVVDGGGVEITLLDQDGIDSQPAYRFPLRVQADTPPSIEFAVNGVGRVITPDAILPTDIAIDDDHGLGAATLTLTIGDWELPIQLPVGDVGDELTASPSVDLLALRSDPAARLPRPEPGERLQLQVSAEDLYRSSADPEARPHVSTSQTETFTVVTPEDLVARLEEREVNLRRTFEQTYDEARSAELNAARMDDAPDGVAADELARRRRLSMSRLVEQLSKLKHDVAGAGEGFRGILEELDNNRIQNDDLKERIDVRIVRPLDNISQRSLPELEGQARLAAKSLDDRPGEPALPEEASAKLRSTVAEMESALNEMKAVETYNEVLALLRGIIDDQRDLSEKTGDARKSSLKGLLLD